The following proteins are co-located in the Fluviicola sp. genome:
- a CDS encoding branched-chain amino acid aminotransferase encodes MKVTLTQESKLNAVDWNNLPFGKVFSDHMLIMDYKDGAWQDPEIIPFGPLSMHPATSVIHYGQSIFEGLKAYRMDNGEVAIFRPDMNAKRFEESCERMCMPVIPENLFVELTRKLVEVESNWIPNKEGYSLYLRPFLFGTDEYIGIRPSDTYRFVIFACPVGAYYSEPVNVKIEEFYTRASVGGVGRAKTAGNYAAALYPAKLGQLKGYHQLVWTDGKTHEYIEESGTMNVMFVIDGKLITPSEESDTILRGITKRSVIEIANLWGMPVEERKVSVAEVVQAHREGRLTEAFGAGTAATIAHIAKIGYRDEDLILPPIETRTFSLKVHAYLDDIKSGKVEDSFGWLLKL; translated from the coding sequence ATGAAAGTTACTCTTACTCAAGAGTCGAAACTAAATGCTGTTGATTGGAATAATTTGCCATTCGGTAAGGTTTTTTCCGATCATATGCTGATTATGGATTATAAAGACGGCGCGTGGCAAGATCCTGAGATCATTCCATTCGGACCGTTATCCATGCATCCTGCAACGTCTGTGATCCATTACGGGCAATCAATTTTTGAAGGATTGAAAGCATACCGGATGGACAATGGCGAAGTGGCGATTTTCAGGCCTGACATGAACGCAAAACGATTCGAAGAGTCTTGTGAGCGTATGTGCATGCCGGTTATTCCTGAGAATTTATTCGTTGAACTGACCCGCAAATTGGTTGAAGTTGAAAGCAACTGGATCCCTAATAAAGAAGGATATTCCCTTTACTTAAGACCGTTTTTATTCGGAACTGATGAATACATCGGTATCCGTCCGTCTGATACGTATCGCTTTGTAATTTTTGCATGTCCGGTTGGAGCTTACTACAGTGAGCCGGTGAATGTAAAAATTGAAGAGTTCTACACAAGAGCATCAGTTGGCGGAGTAGGAAGAGCAAAAACGGCAGGGAATTACGCTGCAGCTTTGTATCCTGCTAAACTGGGACAATTGAAAGGGTATCACCAATTGGTTTGGACAGACGGAAAAACACACGAATACATCGAGGAATCGGGAACTATGAACGTGATGTTTGTGATCGACGGAAAATTGATCACTCCTTCCGAAGAGAGCGATACGATTCTAAGAGGTATTACCAAACGTTCGGTTATTGAAATCGCAAATCTTTGGGGAATGCCAGTTGAAGAACGCAAGGTTTCCGTAGCAGAAGTTGTTCAGGCGCATAGAGAAGGCCGTTTGACAGAAGCATTCGGAGCAGGAACAGCAGCAACAATTGCACACATTGCCAAAATCGGATACCGTGATGAAGATTTGATTCTTCCTCCGATCGAAACACGTACATTCTCATTGAAAGTGCATGCTTATCTGGATGATATCAAATCCGGTAAAGTAGAAGACAGCTTCGGCTGGCTTTTGAAATTGTAA
- a CDS encoding WbqC family protein, translating into MSAVFPIAYFGSVRYFQDLARFKQLVFENSDHLPKQTFRNRMVILGSQGAQVLTMPLEKPSGSKTVTKDVLVSYQQNWPLLHWKALKTAYASAPYFEHYASDIEKLLFKKHRFLIDFDLEITQFFLDTYQLSVDFSLTEKYETSYQEDYRESDYEQLEMQGVYNQVLFNQTQFNTRVSILDLLFCEGPMGRKLII; encoded by the coding sequence ATGTCCGCAGTTTTCCCGATCGCCTATTTCGGAAGTGTTCGTTATTTCCAGGACCTGGCGCGGTTTAAACAGCTTGTTTTCGAGAATTCGGATCATTTACCGAAACAAACTTTCCGCAACCGGATGGTCATTCTGGGTTCACAGGGAGCCCAGGTGTTGACGATGCCGCTCGAAAAACCTTCCGGATCGAAGACCGTAACGAAGGATGTATTGGTTTCGTACCAGCAAAATTGGCCTTTGCTTCATTGGAAAGCTTTGAAAACTGCGTATGCCTCTGCTCCCTACTTCGAGCATTACGCTTCAGATATCGAAAAGTTGCTTTTCAAAAAACACCGCTTTCTGATCGATTTTGATTTGGAGATCACTCAGTTCTTTTTAGATACGTATCAATTGTCCGTTGATTTCTCTTTGACGGAAAAGTATGAAACCTCATACCAGGAAGACTACCGCGAATCGGATTATGAGCAATTGGAAATGCAGGGAGTATATAACCAGGTATTGTTCAATCAAACTCAATTTAATACCCGGGTTTCTATCCTGGATCTATTGTTCTGTGAAGGACCAATGGGAAGAAAGCTGATCATTTAA
- a CDS encoding S26 family signal peptidase has translation MNVFYYFLFLLLVHPIISLWWKTFDRMGAKSWQAFVPVYNYYIVFKFGAGKPWWALLMFIPGIHIVMWMVANVSYIRRFGFFSIADTLQGIFFPYLILWKIANDQNLPVLAPTNWASPVEVAKRTNSDHIALFLALPVLGHVVAYVLSFRSKRIGKKSAIKEWGDSIIFALVAASIIRTYVFEPFQIPTGSMEKTLLVGDFLFVNKLAYGPKVPVTPLSFPLVHNTIPWINVKSYLGIETSNYYRLPGFGKVNRYDVMVFNYPSGDTAIYDPRVPNGLMGHDYHQVVNSEALWYWFQDASQKHPEAFQVLQQKSMATGENAETLIMDSLGGEFIQNIEKWRNKARTAIASGVTYSRGGMPEKGLNYIEHYGIIYRPVDKRENYIKRCVAIPGDEIEIKNSILYINGKPARIYPNQNMAYTISGEPLLERYLTSMGLSQEEGDYVMNANGVEIVYLTHARLQELKRMSPKSSFNLYLSPQYSDDKAHKATYSELIRNLDNFPKDLYVNNTVTDFTKFRIPAKGAVVNLTKENIAWYRRAITAYEGHKLQEKNDGIYIDGKKATTYKFAMNYYWLMGDNRYNSADSRVWGYVPEDHVVGKASVVWFSKSAYTGIRWDRMFTKIQ, from the coding sequence ATGAACGTATTTTATTATTTCTTATTCCTGCTTCTTGTCCACCCGATCATTTCCCTTTGGTGGAAAACGTTTGATCGTATGGGAGCTAAATCCTGGCAGGCATTTGTACCGGTTTACAATTATTACATCGTATTTAAGTTCGGGGCAGGAAAACCATGGTGGGCATTGCTGATGTTCATTCCAGGAATTCATATTGTAATGTGGATGGTTGCAAATGTTTCCTATATCCGCAGATTCGGGTTCTTTTCGATTGCAGATACGCTCCAGGGAATTTTCTTTCCGTACCTGATCTTGTGGAAGATTGCAAACGATCAAAACTTACCGGTATTGGCTCCAACAAACTGGGCAAGTCCGGTTGAAGTGGCAAAACGCACGAATAGCGATCACATTGCTTTGTTTTTGGCTTTGCCGGTTCTGGGTCACGTAGTGGCTTACGTATTGTCATTCCGTTCCAAAAGAATCGGGAAGAAATCAGCCATCAAGGAATGGGGGGATTCGATCATTTTCGCATTGGTTGCCGCCAGCATCATTCGTACGTACGTTTTTGAACCGTTCCAGATTCCTACGGGATCCATGGAAAAAACTTTGTTGGTCGGAGATTTCTTGTTTGTAAACAAATTGGCTTACGGACCGAAAGTTCCCGTTACTCCCCTTTCATTCCCGTTGGTTCACAATACCATTCCGTGGATCAATGTGAAATCTTACCTGGGAATTGAAACGTCTAATTATTACCGTTTACCGGGCTTCGGAAAGGTGAACCGCTACGATGTGATGGTATTCAACTATCCTTCCGGTGATACTGCGATCTACGATCCGCGCGTACCGAACGGTTTGATGGGACATGATTACCACCAGGTGGTAAACAGCGAAGCATTGTGGTATTGGTTCCAGGATGCATCCCAAAAACATCCGGAAGCTTTCCAGGTTCTTCAGCAGAAATCCATGGCAACAGGTGAAAATGCGGAAACACTGATCATGGATAGCCTTGGAGGAGAGTTCATTCAGAATATCGAAAAATGGAGAAATAAAGCACGTACTGCTATTGCAAGCGGTGTAACTTACTCTCGCGGAGGAATGCCTGAAAAAGGGTTGAATTACATCGAGCATTATGGAATTATTTACCGTCCGGTTGATAAGCGTGAAAACTACATCAAACGATGTGTGGCTATTCCGGGAGACGAAATTGAAATCAAAAACTCTATTTTGTATATCAACGGGAAACCTGCGAGAATTTATCCGAACCAGAACATGGCTTATACCATTTCAGGAGAACCTTTGTTGGAGCGTTATTTAACTTCCATGGGCTTGTCTCAGGAAGAAGGTGATTATGTGATGAATGCAAATGGAGTAGAAATTGTATACCTGACACATGCGAGATTGCAGGAATTGAAGAGAATGTCTCCGAAATCTTCTTTTAATCTGTATTTAAGCCCTCAATATTCGGATGATAAAGCTCACAAAGCAACTTACTCAGAATTGATCCGGAACCTGGATAACTTCCCGAAAGACTTGTATGTAAACAATACAGTGACTGATTTTACGAAGTTCAGAATCCCGGCAAAAGGAGCGGTTGTGAACCTGACGAAAGAAAATATTGCCTGGTACCGAAGAGCAATTACAGCTTACGAAGGTCACAAGTTACAGGAAAAGAATGACGGAATTTACATCGACGGGAAGAAAGCGACTACTTACAAGTTTGCCATGAATTACTACTGGTTGATGGGAGATAACCGTTACAACTCTGCAGATTCAAGAGTTTGGGGTTACGTTCCGGAAGATCACGTGGTTGGAAAAGCATCGGTTGTTTGGTTCTCGAAAAGTGCCTACACGGGTATTCGCTGGGATCGTATGTTTACCAAGATTCAATAA